From a single Photobacterium gaetbulicola Gung47 genomic region:
- a CDS encoding hemolysin (COG2823) translates to MNWRLLIVLLLTLGLQACAALDPADTRSTKQQWYDQEIEMEVGGLANKPPYRQHTRVNAVAVEGKVLLVGQATEQRYSHQLEQQVRELKNVNTVYNQIQIRPLPQFGEFSSDSWLTTKVKAQLIGSKKLSNATIKVITEGQEVFLLGYVSREQGNIAADIARNVSGVKKVVKVFEYPKD, encoded by the coding sequence ATGAACTGGCGTCTGCTAATTGTTCTCCTACTGACGCTGGGCCTGCAGGCCTGCGCGGCCCTGGATCCTGCCGATACCCGCTCGACCAAGCAGCAATGGTATGATCAGGAAATTGAAATGGAAGTTGGCGGTCTGGCCAATAAGCCCCCTTACCGCCAGCATACCCGAGTCAACGCCGTTGCAGTGGAAGGCAAAGTGTTGCTGGTTGGCCAAGCGACCGAGCAAAGATACAGCCACCAATTGGAGCAACAAGTCCGTGAGCTAAAAAACGTCAATACGGTCTACAACCAAATCCAGATCCGCCCGCTGCCCCAGTTTGGGGAATTCAGCAGTGACAGCTGGCTAACCACCAAGGTCAAAGCCCAGCTTATTGGCAGCAAAAAATTGAGCAATGCCACCATCAAGGTGATCACCGAAGGCCAGGAAGTGTTCCTGCTCGGCTATGTCAGCCGTGAGCAGGGCAACATTGCCGCCGACATCGCCCGCAATGTTTCGGGCGTCAAGAAAGTGGTCAAGGTGTTTGAATACCCTAAGGATTAG
- a CDS encoding putative phosphoheptose isomerase (COG0279), which yields MLESIKESFTESIQTQIAAAEALPDAISQAAQVMVQSLLNGNKILCCGNGGSAANSQHFASCLINRYETERPSLPALALTADTTTLTAVANDYHHDEVFSKQVRALGQGGDILFVLSTSGNSKNIIKAMEAALTRDMTIIALTGKDGGEMAGLLGIQDVEIRIPSQRTARIQEGQLLVVHCLCDLIDKVLFPHHEG from the coding sequence ATGCTAGAGAGCATCAAAGAAAGTTTCACCGAAAGCATCCAAACCCAGATTGCCGCCGCCGAGGCCCTGCCAGACGCAATATCACAGGCAGCCCAGGTGATGGTGCAAAGCCTGCTCAATGGCAACAAGATCCTCTGCTGCGGTAATGGTGGCTCGGCGGCGAATTCTCAGCACTTTGCTTCTTGCCTGATCAACCGTTACGAAACCGAGCGCCCTAGCCTGCCTGCTTTGGCTCTGACAGCAGATACCACAACCCTGACAGCCGTCGCCAACGACTATCACCACGATGAAGTCTTCTCCAAACAAGTAAGGGCACTTGGCCAGGGCGGTGACATCCTGTTTGTGCTGTCAACCAGCGGCAACAGCAAGAACATCATCAAGGCCATGGAGGCTGCACTGACCCGGGATATGACCATTATTGCCCTGACCGGTAAAGATGGTGGTGAAATGGCCGGGCTGCTGGGTATCCAGGATGTCGAGATCCGTATCCCCTCGCAACGGACCGCCCGGATCCAGGAAGGCCAGCTATTGGTGGTTCACTGCCTCTGCGATCTCATCGACAAGGTTCTGTTCCCCCATCACGAAGGATAG
- a CDS encoding hypothetical protein (COG0792): MAEQYLCRHGLLPHTRNFQCRSGEIDLIMRHRQCWVFVEVKFRKNNHYGSAAEAVNWRKQQRVKRAALLWLKKNGLAIEHTEFRFDVVSLEGTPPRIEWFTNTLVEG; the protein is encoded by the coding sequence ATGGCCGAGCAGTACCTCTGCCGCCATGGCCTGCTCCCCCATACCCGCAATTTCCAGTGCCGTAGCGGCGAAATCGATCTGATCATGCGCCATCGCCAGTGCTGGGTCTTTGTCGAAGTCAAATTCCGCAAAAACAACCATTACGGTTCGGCCGCAGAAGCGGTAAACTGGCGTAAACAACAACGCGTTAAACGTGCAGCCTTGTTGTGGCTTAAGAAAAATGGCTTGGCCATTGAACACACTGAGTTTCGGTTTGATGTGGTATCGCTCGAAGGCACACCACCGCGAATCGAATGGTTTACCAACACCCTAGTAGAAGGTTAA
- a CDS encoding lipoprotein (COG3107), which yields MNSMLNFTHKRKSVSRLLAPVALAVLLASCSTSNQPVVVTDITAAATDSAANYLIKAESSEGAQSINWNILALKALIKEGQWSQAEQLADRLSRMNMDPLQMAEWQLARATLRYQQGQPKAALDSLNFQPWWTLADSQYLRYHMLRAELYRQTNQPLSAARSRTALDQYLNNDQKAANWQNLWQDLSNYNNNQLQSVTLASDEEVLRGWLQLAVLKNTYSQRPAKLKSMVEEWLGSHPYHPANQYLPTDLDSIMSLEIAQLDNVALLLPLSGRFEQSGKAVRDGFINAMLDDTGREAETELTVFDTEAESMASIMAKLEQSGVEMVIGPLRKEKITEFQRANSSNIALLALNEPDPSKLTQDNACYFSLSPEQEAEQAARHLFAKGHQYPMVLAPGNSFGSRVSNAFIEQWQQLTGNTPATRQFSSRKQIQQEIAAVFGLTESQSRIQQMQQVLGMELEAEPRSRRDTDAVYLIANVNELTLLKPFIEVSINPDASQPKLYASSRSYPDRTADTSEIRGIEFSDIPLLIDANHNFMNRYEELWPDSRNTDVRLHAFGMDAYKMVSELPQMRVVDNYTTQGNTGQLSLDDQCVIQRQLSWAIYTGNGIEPAQ from the coding sequence ATGAATTCAATGCTCAATTTTACCCATAAGCGTAAAAGTGTATCACGACTGTTAGCCCCTGTAGCCCTTGCCGTGCTTCTGGCAAGCTGTAGTACCTCTAACCAACCTGTCGTGGTCACCGATATTACAGCCGCCGCTACTGATAGCGCAGCCAATTATCTGATCAAAGCCGAGTCAAGTGAAGGTGCCCAGAGCATCAACTGGAACATCCTGGCCCTCAAAGCGTTGATCAAGGAAGGCCAATGGAGCCAGGCCGAACAACTCGCTGACCGCCTAAGCCGGATGAACATGGATCCGCTGCAGATGGCCGAATGGCAGCTGGCGCGCGCTACCCTGCGCTACCAGCAAGGCCAGCCTAAAGCCGCTCTTGATTCACTCAACTTCCAGCCTTGGTGGACCCTGGCCGACAGCCAGTACCTGCGTTACCATATGCTACGCGCAGAGCTTTACCGCCAGACCAACCAGCCACTCAGCGCCGCCCGCTCGCGTACGGCATTGGATCAGTACCTGAACAATGACCAGAAAGCAGCAAACTGGCAGAACCTATGGCAAGATCTGTCCAACTACAACAACAACCAGCTCCAGTCAGTCACCCTGGCCAGCGATGAAGAAGTGCTGCGCGGCTGGCTCCAACTGGCAGTGCTGAAAAACACCTATTCACAGCGTCCGGCCAAGCTCAAGTCGATGGTCGAAGAGTGGCTGGGTAGCCACCCTTACCACCCGGCCAATCAATACCTGCCGACCGATCTCGACAGCATCATGTCACTGGAAATTGCCCAGCTCGACAATGTTGCCCTGCTGCTGCCGCTATCCGGCCGCTTTGAACAATCCGGCAAGGCCGTTCGCGATGGCTTTATCAATGCCATGCTCGACGACACCGGCCGCGAGGCCGAAACCGAGCTGACAGTCTTCGACACCGAAGCGGAAAGCATGGCTTCCATCATGGCCAAGCTGGAGCAAAGCGGCGTCGAAATGGTGATCGGGCCTCTGCGCAAGGAAAAAATCACCGAGTTCCAGCGCGCCAACAGCAGCAACATTGCCTTGCTTGCCCTCAACGAGCCGGATCCGAGCAAGCTGACCCAAGATAATGCGTGCTACTTCTCGCTCTCGCCGGAGCAGGAAGCGGAGCAGGCCGCCCGCCACCTCTTTGCCAAGGGACACCAGTACCCGATGGTGCTGGCACCGGGGAACAGCTTCGGCAGCCGCGTTAGCAACGCCTTCATCGAACAATGGCAGCAACTGACCGGTAATACCCCGGCAACCCGCCAGTTCAGCTCGCGCAAGCAAATCCAGCAGGAAATTGCTGCGGTATTTGGCCTCACCGAGAGCCAAAGCCGTATCCAACAGATGCAGCAGGTGCTGGGGATGGAGCTTGAAGCCGAGCCACGAAGCCGCCGTGATACCGATGCGGTTTACCTGATCGCCAATGTCAACGAGCTGACTCTGCTCAAGCCGTTTATCGAAGTGTCTATCAACCCGGACGCCTCGCAGCCGAAGCTTTATGCCAGCTCGCGCAGCTACCCGGATCGTACCGCGGATACTTCTGAAATCCGTGGTATCGAGTTCAGCGATATCCCATTGCTGATCGACGCCAACCACAACTTCATGAACCGCTATGAAGAGCTGTGGCCAGATAGCAGGAATACCGATGTCCGACTTCATGCCTTCGGGATGGACGCCTACAAGATGGTATCCGAACTGCCACAAATGCGTGTGGTCGATAACTACACCACCCAGGGCAATACCGGCCAGCTTAGCCTCGATGACCAGTGTGTGATCCAGCGCCAGCTCAGCTGGGCCATCTATACCGGAAACGGTATTGAGCCGGCTCAATAA
- a CDS encoding putative methyltransferase (COG0313): MSETNSCTVDVATLYIVPTPIGNLADITQRALDVLANVDLIAAEDTRHTSRLLTHFSISTRTFALHDHNEQQKADYLIEKLQAGTSIALVSDAGTPLISDPGYHLVNRCRQAGVKVVPLPGPCAVVTALSGAGLPSDRFSFEGFLPPKSKGRRDRFQALANDERTMIFYESPHRIMDSLADMLAVLGAERQVVLARELTKTYETIHGAPLGELIDWLNEDSNRTRGEMVLLVAGHRAEKEQLPADALRTLGLLVKELPLKKAAALAAEIHGVKKNALYKWGLENLD, encoded by the coding sequence ATGAGTGAGACCAATTCATGCACGGTAGATGTCGCAACTTTGTACATCGTACCTACACCAATCGGTAATTTAGCGGACATTACGCAGCGTGCATTGGACGTATTGGCAAACGTCGATCTGATTGCCGCCGAGGATACGCGACATACCTCGCGCCTGCTGACCCATTTTTCGATCTCGACCCGCACCTTTGCGCTTCACGACCACAATGAGCAGCAAAAAGCTGACTACCTGATCGAAAAACTTCAGGCTGGTACCAGTATCGCACTAGTGTCCGATGCCGGTACGCCGCTGATCAGTGATCCAGGATACCATCTTGTCAACCGTTGTCGTCAGGCGGGTGTTAAAGTTGTCCCTCTTCCGGGGCCCTGTGCGGTTGTGACTGCGTTGAGTGGTGCCGGGCTGCCGTCGGACCGCTTCAGTTTCGAAGGCTTCCTGCCGCCAAAGAGCAAGGGGCGTCGTGACCGCTTCCAGGCACTGGCCAATGACGAGCGCACCATGATTTTCTACGAATCACCGCACCGCATCATGGACTCGCTGGCGGACATGCTGGCGGTGTTGGGGGCTGAGCGACAGGTGGTGCTGGCACGAGAGCTGACCAAAACCTACGAAACTATCCACGGGGCACCGCTGGGCGAGCTGATTGACTGGCTGAATGAAGATAGCAACCGTACCCGTGGGGAAATGGTGCTGCTGGTAGCTGGGCACCGCGCTGAGAAAGAACAGTTGCCGGCTGATGCGCTTCGCACCCTGGGCCTGCTGGTCAAAGAGCTTCCGCTGAAGAAAGCGGCGGCACTGGCGGCGGAAATCCACGGAGTCAAGAAGAACGCGCTGTATAAGTGGGGACTTGAAAATCTAGACTGA
- a CDS encoding S-adenosyl-methyltransferase MraW (COG0275) — translation MSEQFEHVSVLLHESVDGLAIKPDGIYIDGTFGRGGHSRLILSQLGENGRLYSIDRDPQAIAEAQKIDDPRFTIIHGPFSGMEKYMEERDLIGRVDGVLLDLGVSSPQLDDAERGFSFMRDGPLDMRMDPTSGISAADWLAEAEADDIAWVLKEFGEERFAKRIARGIVAYREDPENEPLTRTTQLAKLIADVSPFKDKHKHPATRSFQAIRIYINSELEEIETALKGAVNILATGGRLSVISFHSLEDRMVKRFIRKQSKGPEVPAGLPLTEEQIKALGSADLKPVGKAIKPSKNEVSDNARSRSSVLRLAERL, via the coding sequence ATGTCTGAACAGTTTGAGCACGTCTCGGTTTTACTTCATGAATCTGTTGATGGCTTGGCCATCAAGCCAGATGGTATCTATATCGACGGTACATTTGGCCGCGGTGGACACAGCCGCCTGATCCTATCCCAGCTAGGTGAAAACGGACGCCTTTACAGTATTGACCGCGATCCTCAGGCGATTGCCGAAGCCCAGAAAATTGATGACCCACGTTTTACCATCATCCATGGCCCGTTCTCGGGGATGGAAAAATACATGGAAGAGCGCGATCTGATCGGCCGTGTCGATGGTGTGCTATTGGATCTTGGCGTTTCTTCGCCGCAGCTGGACGATGCCGAACGTGGCTTTAGTTTTATGCGAGATGGGCCGCTTGATATGCGTATGGACCCAACATCTGGCATTTCTGCGGCAGATTGGCTGGCAGAAGCGGAAGCCGATGATATTGCTTGGGTACTCAAAGAGTTTGGTGAAGAGCGTTTTGCCAAGCGTATTGCCCGTGGCATTGTGGCTTACCGCGAGGATCCGGAGAACGAGCCGTTGACCCGTACCACTCAGTTGGCCAAGCTGATTGCTGATGTGTCGCCGTTCAAGGATAAGCACAAGCATCCGGCTACCCGTAGCTTCCAGGCGATCCGCATTTACATCAACAGCGAGCTTGAAGAGATTGAAACAGCCCTTAAAGGTGCGGTGAATATCTTGGCTACCGGTGGTCGCCTGTCGGTGATCAGTTTCCACTCGCTGGAAGATCGTATGGTTAAGCGTTTTATCCGCAAGCAGAGCAAAGGACCGGAAGTACCGGCTGGTTTGCCTTTGACGGAAGAGCAGATCAAAGCGCTGGGCAGTGCGGATCTCAAGCCGGTCGGTAAAGCGATCAAGCCATCGAAAAATGAAGTGAGCGATAATGCTCGCTCCCGTAGCTCTGTACTGCGACTGGCTGAACGCCTATGA
- a CDS encoding putative cell division protein FtsL (COG3116): MNQQPEPTDNLAQLIGRDLISVSRIPLTLLVLVLISAMGVVLITHHSRQLIAQQEQLLVERDQLDIEWRNQILEESSLAEHSRIERLAEQEMEMQRPSRDSEIIVK; encoded by the coding sequence ATGAACCAACAGCCGGAACCAACGGACAACCTGGCCCAGCTTATTGGCCGGGATTTGATCTCTGTCAGCAGAATTCCGCTGACACTGTTGGTTCTGGTACTGATTTCTGCAATGGGGGTGGTGCTGATCACCCACCATTCACGCCAGCTGATTGCCCAGCAGGAGCAATTGCTAGTTGAGCGGGATCAGCTCGATATCGAGTGGCGAAATCAGATCCTTGAAGAAAGTTCATTGGCCGAGCATAGTCGGATTGAACGTTTAGCCGAACAGGAGATGGAGATGCAGCGTCCATCCCGTGATAGCGAAATTATTGTTAAGTAA
- a CDS encoding putative division protein FtsI; penicillin-binding protein (COG0768), translating into MKITKSFKRSDKQNQRRQKAPPAFIPWRFGVICTCIFLALVALLARSAYIQVLEPGKLIQEGDLRSLRVKALPSARGIISDRNGEQLAVSVPVQAVWADPVQIFKNDGLAQPERWYALADVLGLDRQGLMTRLENNSKRRFIYLQRQVSPAMAAYVSKLKLPGIGLKDESRRFYPAGEVSAHLIGVTGIDSHGLEGVERTYDGWLTGEPGRRTVRKDRYGRVVENISLKKREPGQPLSLSIDQRLQAVAYRAVKQAVADYQATSASVVMVDVRTGEILAMVNAPSYNPNNRDQLKSFRMRNRAITDAMEPGSTIKPFVVLAAMENGVADEDTVIDTGNGLMQIGGSRVRDVSRVGKANLAKILQKSSNIGVSKLSLAMPVDAVLGMYSSVGLGDASGINLIGEAQGFFPDRRRWSDFERATLSFGYGISVTPIQLVRAYATLGAMGVNRPLSILKTESVVPGRQVVSAEKTRKLLDMLELVTHKGGSARRAAVPGYRVGAKTGTAKKAAAGGYSDEYVAMTAGLAPISNPRLAMVVVVNEPQGDAYYGGAIAAPIFSEVMESALQILNIPPDAGTLEELNVVNLRGKTHAGT; encoded by the coding sequence ATGAAAATAACAAAATCCTTCAAGCGTTCTGATAAACAGAATCAACGTCGCCAGAAAGCGCCACCGGCATTTATCCCGTGGCGCTTTGGTGTTATTTGTACATGTATTTTTCTGGCCTTGGTCGCCTTGCTGGCGCGATCGGCTTATATCCAGGTTCTTGAGCCTGGCAAGTTGATCCAGGAAGGTGATTTGCGCTCGCTGCGGGTCAAGGCACTGCCTTCTGCCCGCGGGATCATCTCCGACCGCAATGGCGAACAGCTGGCGGTCAGCGTCCCTGTGCAGGCGGTGTGGGCTGATCCGGTCCAGATCTTCAAAAATGACGGCCTTGCCCAGCCCGAACGCTGGTATGCCTTGGCCGATGTGCTGGGGCTGGATCGCCAAGGGTTGATGACAAGGCTTGAAAACAACAGCAAGCGCCGCTTTATTTACCTGCAGCGCCAGGTTAGTCCTGCCATGGCTGCCTATGTCAGCAAGCTCAAGTTGCCCGGCATCGGCCTGAAAGATGAATCCCGCCGCTTTTACCCTGCCGGTGAAGTCAGTGCCCACCTGATCGGTGTGACCGGTATTGACAGCCACGGCTTGGAGGGCGTCGAGCGGACCTATGATGGCTGGCTGACCGGGGAGCCGGGTCGCCGTACCGTGCGCAAAGATCGCTATGGTCGGGTCGTCGAGAATATTTCCCTTAAGAAACGCGAGCCGGGCCAACCACTTAGCCTGAGTATCGATCAGCGCCTCCAGGCAGTTGCCTACCGCGCGGTGAAGCAGGCGGTAGCGGATTACCAGGCGACGTCGGCGTCGGTGGTGATGGTCGATGTACGTACCGGTGAAATACTGGCGATGGTCAATGCGCCGTCCTATAACCCGAACAACCGCGACCAGCTGAAGAGTTTCCGGATGCGTAACCGGGCGATCACTGATGCGATGGAGCCGGGGTCAACCATCAAGCCGTTTGTGGTGCTGGCGGCCATGGAAAATGGTGTTGCCGATGAAGATACCGTTATCGATACCGGTAACGGCCTGATGCAGATTGGCGGTAGCCGGGTGCGGGATGTGTCCCGGGTTGGTAAGGCTAATCTTGCCAAGATCCTGCAAAAGTCCAGTAATATCGGGGTCAGTAAGCTTTCGCTGGCGATGCCGGTTGATGCGGTGCTGGGGATGTACAGCAGTGTTGGACTGGGCGATGCCTCGGGGATCAATTTGATCGGCGAGGCGCAGGGCTTCTTCCCGGATCGCCGCCGTTGGTCGGACTTTGAGCGAGCCACGCTGTCTTTCGGCTACGGGATTTCCGTTACCCCCATCCAGCTGGTGCGTGCCTATGCCACTTTGGGGGCGATGGGCGTCAACCGTCCGCTTTCTATTTTGAAGACCGAATCGGTGGTGCCTGGGCGCCAGGTTGTCTCGGCGGAGAAAACCCGCAAGCTGCTAGATATGCTTGAGCTGGTCACCCACAAGGGCGGCAGTGCCCGCCGTGCGGCGGTGCCGGGTTACCGTGTCGGTGCCAAAACCGGTACCGCGAAGAAAGCGGCAGCCGGCGGCTACAGCGATGAATACGTAGCGATGACGGCGGGACTGGCCCCGATCAGCAATCCGCGGCTGGCAATGGTGGTGGTGGTCAACGAACCACAGGGTGATGCCTACTACGGCGGTGCCATTGCCGCGCCGATTTTCTCCGAAGTGATGGAGAGTGCCTTGCAGATTTTGAATATCCCGCCGGATGCGGGAACGCTTGAAGAATTAAATGTAGTGAACCTTAGAGGCAAGACCCATGCCGGAACCTAA
- a CDS encoding putative UDP-N-acetylmuramoylalanyl-D-glutamate--2, 6-diaminopimelate ligase (COG0769) — protein sequence MPEPKLLHSIGELLAPWLEGFCLPESVAAISIAGMTLDSRQVKPGEMFVAVRGHSVDGRKFVAKAQQAGAAVVLAEADTEQPSLEHTDGGAVIYLPLLGDSLSAIAKRFYRAPDEQIEVVAVTGTNGKTTISQILAQWAMLLGKPAGVMGTTGNGLLGQIQPATNTTGSALEIPCELDKMALQGARFAAMEVSSHGLVQGRVKALAFKASIFTNLSRDHLDYHGDMASYAAAKKTLFTEHQSGVAVINADDEVGREWLADLPQAVAVAMAQENVAGHQGQALWLESVDYSAKGVTVVFDSSWGGGQFTAPLVGAFNVTNLLLSLATLLATGHEMAALLAVASRLQAVTGRMEVFQKPDKPMMVVDYAHTPDALEKALQALRVHCHGKLWCIFGCGGDRDRGKRPLMAQAAESLADRVILTDDNPRSEAPDAIMADMLAGLAQPQLAETIHDRRAACQWALTHAAAEDIVLVAGKGHEDYQILADRTIHYSDRETVAELLEVKA from the coding sequence ATGCCGGAACCTAAATTATTACACTCCATTGGCGAGTTGCTAGCGCCATGGCTAGAGGGCTTTTGTCTGCCTGAATCCGTGGCAGCGATTTCCATTGCGGGGATGACCCTTGATAGCCGGCAGGTAAAGCCTGGCGAGATGTTTGTTGCCGTTAGAGGCCACAGTGTCGATGGCCGCAAGTTCGTCGCCAAAGCGCAGCAAGCCGGTGCGGCTGTCGTATTGGCTGAGGCTGATACCGAGCAGCCTTCTCTGGAACATACCGACGGCGGTGCCGTGATTTATCTCCCTTTGCTAGGAGATTCGCTGTCGGCGATTGCGAAGCGCTTCTATCGCGCTCCAGATGAACAGATCGAAGTGGTTGCCGTGACGGGAACCAATGGTAAAACCACCATCAGCCAGATACTGGCCCAATGGGCAATGCTGTTGGGCAAGCCTGCGGGTGTGATGGGGACCACAGGTAATGGTTTGCTAGGTCAGATCCAGCCTGCGACCAATACTACTGGCAGCGCATTGGAAATCCCTTGCGAGCTGGACAAGATGGCACTCCAAGGTGCCCGCTTTGCTGCGATGGAAGTGTCTTCTCACGGTTTGGTGCAGGGGCGGGTGAAAGCCCTGGCGTTTAAGGCCAGCATCTTTACTAATTTGAGCCGTGACCACCTTGATTATCATGGTGACATGGCAAGTTATGCCGCAGCGAAGAAAACCCTGTTTACCGAGCATCAGAGTGGTGTAGCGGTGATCAATGCCGATGATGAAGTCGGCCGTGAGTGGCTTGCTGATCTGCCGCAGGCAGTCGCAGTTGCTATGGCGCAGGAAAATGTCGCTGGTCATCAAGGTCAGGCACTTTGGCTGGAATCGGTTGACTACAGCGCAAAGGGCGTGACCGTTGTCTTTGATTCCAGCTGGGGGGGCGGGCAGTTTACTGCACCTTTGGTTGGCGCCTTTAACGTCACTAATTTGCTGTTGTCACTGGCTACCTTGCTGGCGACAGGACATGAGATGGCGGCTTTATTAGCGGTGGCATCGCGGCTGCAGGCGGTAACCGGGCGGATGGAGGTTTTTCAAAAGCCTGACAAACCTATGATGGTCGTTGACTATGCTCACACTCCCGATGCCCTGGAAAAAGCCCTGCAAGCCCTGCGTGTGCACTGCCACGGCAAGCTATGGTGTATTTTTGGCTGTGGCGGCGACCGCGACCGCGGCAAGCGCCCGCTGATGGCGCAGGCTGCGGAGAGCCTGGCGGATCGGGTGATCCTGACCGATGACAACCCGCGCAGTGAGGCGCCGGACGCCATCATGGCTGATATGCTGGCCGGTCTTGCCCAGCCGCAATTGGCCGAGACCATCCATGACCGCCGTGCAGCATGTCAGTGGGCACTTACCCATGCTGCTGCCGAGGACATCGTGCTGGTGGCGGGCAAGGGCCACGAGGACTACCAGATCTTGGCTGACCGCACTATTCATTATTCTGACCGCGAGACGGTCGCCGAGCTGCTGGAGGTTAAGGCATGA
- a CDS encoding UDP-N-acetylmuramoylalanyl-D-glutamyl-2,6-diaminopimelate-- D-alanyl-D-alanyl ligase (COG0770): MIPVQLSQLADVLGGQLVGADAMISAVSTDTRQIGTETLFIALIGERFDAHDFCQSAKEQGATALLVSKHLPVELPQLVVGDTHLALGQLGAWLKAEMERCHGLKTVALTGSCGKTTVKEMTAAILAQKGKVLATGGNFNNDIGVPLTLLRLKPEHEYAVIELGANHQKEISYTTNLVEPQVALINNLAAAHLEGFGSLDGVAKAKGEIFEGLEARGKDAVAVINLDSNALDMWQPMLDKHQLQTFSATQPEADFHALDININSMGRACFTMRTPAATFPVSLTLAGGHNVANALAAAALAMAMGATPEQVQAGLGGVANVKGRADVTEPRRNLRLIDDTYNASVASVKAAIDLLAGFDGQRWFVLGDMAELGDDSAALHQEVAEYAFERRLDKVLTFGNASQIVSKLNSGQHFNDKTALIETLQQQLDPLLNEDNIQVTVLAKGARSSRMEDVIVALQEHK, from the coding sequence ATGATCCCGGTTCAACTATCTCAATTGGCCGACGTGCTGGGCGGCCAGCTGGTTGGTGCTGATGCTATGATCTCGGCAGTCTCGACCGATACCCGTCAAATCGGCACCGAAACCCTTTTCATCGCCTTGATCGGTGAGCGCTTTGATGCCCATGATTTTTGCCAGAGCGCCAAAGAGCAAGGAGCTACCGCCTTGCTGGTAAGCAAGCACTTACCGGTTGAGCTGCCACAGCTGGTGGTCGGCGATACCCACCTGGCACTCGGCCAGCTTGGCGCTTGGCTAAAAGCCGAAATGGAGCGTTGCCATGGCTTGAAGACGGTGGCGCTGACCGGTAGCTGCGGCAAAACCACGGTCAAAGAGATGACGGCTGCTATCTTGGCGCAGAAAGGCAAGGTACTGGCAACGGGTGGAAACTTCAATAATGACATTGGAGTCCCGCTGACCTTGTTGCGCCTGAAGCCGGAGCATGAATACGCGGTGATTGAGCTGGGTGCCAATCACCAGAAAGAGATTTCCTACACCACTAACTTGGTCGAACCGCAAGTGGCATTGATCAACAACCTGGCCGCTGCCCACCTCGAAGGGTTTGGCTCGCTGGACGGGGTGGCGAAAGCCAAGGGAGAAATCTTCGAAGGCCTGGAAGCGCGTGGTAAAGATGCTGTCGCCGTTATCAACCTTGACTCCAATGCCCTGGACATGTGGCAGCCGATGCTGGATAAGCATCAGCTGCAGACGTTTTCGGCCACCCAGCCAGAAGCAGATTTTCACGCGCTTGACATAAATATTAACAGTATGGGCCGTGCTTGCTTTACAATGCGCACCCCCGCTGCAACATTTCCGGTCAGCCTGACGTTGGCTGGTGGTCATAATGTCGCCAATGCGCTTGCCGCCGCTGCGCTGGCAATGGCGATGGGGGCAACGCCGGAGCAGGTACAGGCGGGGCTGGGCGGTGTGGCCAATGTGAAGGGCCGTGCCGATGTGACTGAGCCGCGCCGGAATCTGCGTCTGATCGACGATACCTACAACGCCAGTGTCGCCTCAGTGAAGGCGGCCATCGATTTGTTGGCCGGGTTCGACGGTCAGCGCTGGTTTGTATTGGGGGACATGGCCGAGCTGGGCGATGACAGTGCAGCACTGCACCAAGAAGTGGCAGAGTATGCCTTCGAGCGTCGCCTGGATAAGGTACTGACGTTTGGCAATGCCAGCCAAATCGTCAGTAAGCTCAACAGTGGCCAACACTTTAACGATAAAACAGCATTGATCGAGACGCTGCAGCAGCAGCTCGACCCTTTGCTCAATGAAGACAACATCCAAGTGACAGTGCTAGCAAAAGGAGCCCGTAGCTCCCGCATGGAAGATGTGATTGTTGCACTGCAGGAACATAAATAA